In one window of Gossypium arboreum isolate Shixiya-1 chromosome 4, ASM2569848v2, whole genome shotgun sequence DNA:
- the LOC108459558 gene encoding E3 ubiquitin-protein ligase AIRP2: MLQNQANKSSFRESLKALEADIQHANSLAAALPRDYGGNCYQMRLSYSPFAPFILFLIEWMDYSCTDTLPSYLGLLHILVYKAYVDGMPVLSSKDKKATLREFYAVIYPLLRQLGDEFIESEDNKKGRCMEVSSRKKLEDHKRIPDKDSERDDECGICMENCTKMVLPNCGHALCINCFHEWNRRSQSCPFCRGSLKRVSSKDLWVLTSCNDVIDMVTLAKENLCRLYIYIEKLPLVMPETQPYVSDYMI, translated from the exons atgttgcaAAATCAGGCCAATAAGTCTTCTTTTAGAGAATCTCTTAAAGCTCTTGAAGCTGATATACAGCATGCTAATAGCTT GGCAGCTGCTCTACCAAGAGATTATGGTGGGAATTGCTACCAAATGAGACTATCTTATAGTCCTTTTGCACCTTTCATTTTGTTTTTGATTGAATGGATGGATTATAGTTGTACAGATACCCTTCCTAGTTATTTAGGCCTTCTCCACATCCTTGTATACAAG GCATATGTTGATGGAATGCCAGTTTTATCCTCCAAAGATAAAAAAGCAACTCTAAGGGAATTTTATG CTGTTATTTATCCTTTGCTAAGACAACTCGGAGACGAATTTATCGAATCGGAAGATAATAAGAAAGGCCGATGCATGGAAGTTTCGAGCCGGAAGAAGCTTGAAGACCACAAGAGGATTCCCGATAAAGATTCAGAGAGAGACGACGAATGCGGCATATGCATGGAGAATTGTACGAAAATGGTTCTTCCTAATTGTGGTCACGCCTTGTGCATTAATTGCTTCCACGAATG GAACAGACGTTCGCAATCGTGCCCTTTTTGCCGTGGTAGTTTAAAGAGAGTGAGTTCGAAAGATCTTTGGGTACTAACGAGTTGCAACGACGTAATCGACATGGTTACGCTCGCGAAAGAGAACTTGTGTCGCCTATACATCTACATCGAAAAGCTTCCTCTCGTAATGCCCGAGACACAACCATATGTATCCGATTACATGATCTAA
- the LOC108459423 gene encoding small heat shock protein, chloroplastic-like: protein MAQAFSNLSFSVPFPSSNRASSNACRLLPRRCFGCKRNSIRAMAAAGEGRDNLDHLQRVTKQDRSSQYNRKRVGPVAPVGLWDRFPTARTVQQMMETMERIMEDPFAYSGTWPSPLPTETDGYSRGRTPWEIKEGNGEYKMRFDMPGMTRDDVKVWVEDKMLVVKAEKKLNKKNANGGIGRGGEYEDDEWSAKSYGKYSSRIALPENVVFEKITAEVKDGVLYINIPKGDNNGRVLDINVE, encoded by the exons ATGGCTCAAGCTTTTTCAAATCTAAGCTTCTCTGTCCCTTTTCCTTCATCGAATAGAGCCAGCAGCAATGCTTGTCGTCTTCTTCCCCGGAGATGTTTCGGTTGTAAGAGAAACAGCATCAGGGCCATGGCGGCAGCGGGGGAGGGCAGAGACAACCTAGATCACTTGCAGAGAGTTACTAAACAAGATCGTAGCTCCCAATATAACAGGAAAAGGGTTGGCCCTGTTGCACCAGTAG GCTTATGGGACAGGTTCCCAACAGCAAGAACAGTACAACAAATGATGGAAACAATGGAGAGAATAATGGAAGACCCTTTCGCATACTCCGGCACTTGGCCATCGCCATTACCGACCGAAACCGACGGCTACAGCCGAGGCCGAACACCGTGGGAGATAAAAGAAGGAAACGGTGAGTACAAAATGCGGTTCGACATGCCGGGGATGACCAGAGACGACGTTAAAGTTTGGGTAGAAGATAAAATGTTGGTCGTAAAAGCCGAGAAAAAGTTGAATAAGAAGAACGCTAATGGCGGAATTGGCCGTGGCGGCGAATACGAAGATGATGAATGGTCCGCAAAAAGCTATGGGAAATATAGTAGTAGGATTGCATTGCCTGAAAATGTTGTGTTTGAGAAAATTACAGCTGAGGTAAAAGATGGGGTCTTGTATATAAATATCCCAAAAGGTGATAATAACGGTAGGGTTCTAGATATTAATGTAGaatga
- the LOC108459130 gene encoding uncharacterized protein LOC108459130, producing the protein METAKTKHPTFKYLILSLSLSFLLLFLFISLHPNRFQALLTTTVTENRPPHSAFVSSTEDLKIRPGYTSYDTYIQRQLNKTLNPKLREIWTTRDWDRKIQVFSRFFADLKSEKFLADSSKCLCVGARVGQEVEALKRVGVADSIGIDLVPFPPLVIKGDFHNQPFDDETFDFEFSNVFDHALRPEKFIAEIERTLKSDGVAVLHVSLSRRGDKYSANDLYSVKPLVKLFRRSKLVRVRKVDGFGLDTEVVFRKTKKNITQRF; encoded by the coding sequence ATGGAAACAGCTAAAACAAAGCATCCTACATTCAAATACTTAATCCTTTCCCTCTCCCTTTCGTTTCTCCTCCTTTTTCTCTTCATTTCCCTCCACCCTAACCGCTTCCAAGCACTCCTCACTACCACCGTCACGGAAAACCGTCCTCCTCATTCCGCCTTCGTATCATCCACCGAAGACCTCAAAATCCGACCTGGTTACACCTCCTACGACACTTACATCCAACGCCAACTCAACAAAACTCTTAACCCTAAACTACGTGAAATATGGACGACAAGAGATTGGGACCGTAAGATCCAAGTCTTCTCTCGATTTTTTGCCGATTTGAAATCCGAAAAATTCCTCGCCGATTCATCCAAGTGCCTCTGCGTCGGCGCTCGCGTCGGTCAGGAAGTTGAGGCATTGAAACGCGTCGGAGTCGCCGATTCGATCGGTATTGATCTCGTACCTTTCCCGCCACTCGTTATCAAAGGTGATTTTCATAACCAGCCTTTCGACGACGAGACGTTCGATTTCGAATTCTCTAACGTGTTCGATCACGCGCTCCGTCCGGAAAAATTTATCGCCGAGATCGAACGGACGTTGAAGTCCGACGGTGTCGCCGTTTTACACGTATCGTTATCGAGGCGAGGAGATAAGTACTCGGCCAACGATTTGTATAGTGTTAAACCGTTGGTTAAGCTATTTCGTAGATCGAAACTGGTTCGGGTCAGGAAAGTTGACGGGTTCGGGTTGGATACTGAGGTTGTTTTTCGTAAGACGAAGAAGAACATTACACAAAGGTTTTGA